One Candidatus Palauibacter polyketidifaciens DNA segment encodes these proteins:
- a CDS encoding septal ring lytic transglycosylase RlpA family protein, translating to MALAVALSGQACVWSVPLATTPSADPPPSADPPLYAVGWTQTGIASWYGEPFHGRTTAAGNTYDMDAISAAHRTIPFGTRIRVDNLDNGRSIDLDVTDRGPFVPGRILDLSRGAARELEMIGPGTARVRITVIGTATPVSARGGCVVVQVASFRERRNAEAKRQEVVRAGFEAAIEPYQDMYRVVAGPFADEPAAGRARETLGGFMRRC from the coding sequence GTGGCGCTCGCTGTCGCGCTATCGGGCCAGGCCTGCGTGTGGTCCGTGCCGCTCGCGACGACGCCGTCCGCCGACCCGCCACCCTCCGCCGACCCGCCGCTCTACGCGGTCGGCTGGACGCAGACCGGCATCGCCTCGTGGTATGGGGAGCCGTTTCACGGCCGGACCACGGCGGCCGGCAACACCTACGACATGGATGCCATCTCCGCCGCCCACCGCACGATCCCGTTCGGGACCCGGATCCGCGTGGACAACCTCGACAACGGGCGCTCCATCGACCTCGACGTGACCGACCGCGGCCCCTTCGTGCCCGGCCGCATCCTGGACCTGTCCCGGGGGGCGGCGAGGGAACTCGAAATGATCGGGCCGGGTACGGCGCGGGTGCGGATCACCGTCATCGGGACGGCGACCCCGGTCTCCGCGCGCGGCGGCTGCGTCGTCGTCCAGGTTGCGTCCTTTCGGGAGCGCCGGAACGCCGAGGCGAAGCGGCAGGAAGTCGTGCGGGCGGGATTCGAAGCCGCGATCGAGCCGTACCAAGACATGTACCGCGTCGTGGCCGGCCCATTCGCGGATGAGCCGGCGGCCGGGCGCGCGCGCGAAACGCTCGGCGGGTTCATGCGCCGTTGCTGA
- a CDS encoding BamA/TamA family outer membrane protein, producing MLRRTHALVALAALAVFSGPAAAALEGQAGRYFGRNKVVYESFDFEVLKTQHFDIYYYEESAAGAQMVGRLAERWYARLSRVLNHEFRQRQPIILYADHPDFEQTNTSGQFIDEGTQGFTEILKRRLVMPMMVSLHETDHLLGHELVHAFQFDMTGQGTGGPGLDVPGAIRLPLWFIEGMAEYLSIGPIDPFTTMWMRDALDLEDGFPTIPELADRRYFPYRYGHAFWSYIGGAFGDDRIGRILNLAARTGNPLAAIEAVLEVPIGELSDRWKSELETYFADARQETRSPDDYGRRVVYEPPDEGKLHLGPALSPNGLDMVYVSQSDLFSIEMFGADARTGEVKRRLTNNAVDPHFESLQFIHSAGDWHPNGRLFAVAGIKTGNPLLTIMEAESGNIAREIPVEGFQLGAIFTPSWSPDGSHIAFSGHSAGFTDLYVINVETGQLRRLTEDPFADLQPAWSPDGRSVAFATDRFTTDLELLVPGTYQIALLDLESGEIEPLPGFDDQFRNYNPQWSPDGRSLYFVSDHDGIANLYRLDLETRERYLVTDLWTGVSGLTAISPAVSVARGTGDVAFSVNKGGPFSYEIYVIDDPDVLAGEPAPEMLVGVDASIIPPRERMSTAHAELLANARLGLADTITFEDAEFRSPLSLDFISQPTIAFGASDFGVFFAGGAALFFSDLLGNRTLQTILQVNTSFGDLLQGTAALAGYENRSSRWNWAFIGGQVPFVTRQFGFEQVQVGNRPVNIIRDFRWFEINRELTGIVAYPFNRNSRVEFSASARQVDFSGEIEDTAFDFFTGQLLDNEVTDLQDCEGDMLSFNRRPCAFESLYTASGSAALVYDSSIFGGTSPIAGQRYRLEVEPAVGTLNFLTVTGDVRRYVRAGPFTVAGRALHFGRWGGGSDDARLGRLYLGVPSLVRGYDNRSIDVAECTVASQAAFSNCPLIANLIGNRVAVGNVELRLPLLGGIGVIRAPGVPPVEVGLFYDMGKAWSGETPLNCPDGNCSFEDRNWVSSAGLLARVNLFGLMIGELSFVRPFDRPDKGWIWQFNLAPGF from the coding sequence ATGCTTCGGAGAACTCACGCGCTCGTCGCGCTTGCCGCTCTCGCGGTCTTCTCGGGTCCCGCCGCCGCCGCGCTGGAGGGGCAGGCCGGCCGGTATTTCGGCCGGAACAAGGTCGTCTACGAGTCGTTCGACTTCGAGGTGCTCAAGACGCAGCACTTCGACATCTACTACTACGAAGAGAGCGCGGCCGGCGCGCAGATGGTCGGCCGCCTCGCGGAGCGATGGTACGCCCGCCTTTCCCGTGTGCTCAATCACGAGTTCCGTCAGCGCCAGCCGATCATCCTCTACGCCGACCATCCGGACTTCGAACAGACGAACACCTCCGGCCAGTTCATCGACGAAGGCACGCAGGGCTTCACGGAGATCCTGAAGCGGCGGCTCGTGATGCCGATGATGGTGTCCCTCCACGAGACCGATCACCTGCTCGGCCACGAACTCGTGCACGCCTTCCAGTTCGACATGACGGGGCAGGGGACGGGAGGCCCGGGGCTGGATGTGCCCGGCGCGATCCGGCTCCCGCTGTGGTTCATCGAAGGCATGGCCGAATACCTCTCGATCGGGCCCATCGACCCGTTCACGACGATGTGGATGCGGGACGCCCTGGATCTGGAAGACGGGTTCCCGACGATTCCGGAACTCGCGGACAGGCGGTACTTCCCGTACCGCTACGGTCACGCTTTCTGGTCCTACATCGGCGGCGCGTTCGGGGACGACCGGATCGGCCGGATCCTCAATCTCGCCGCGCGCACCGGGAACCCGCTGGCGGCGATCGAAGCCGTCCTCGAGGTGCCGATTGGAGAGCTTTCGGACCGCTGGAAGAGCGAACTCGAGACCTATTTCGCCGACGCGCGCCAGGAGACCCGCTCCCCGGACGACTACGGGCGCCGCGTCGTCTACGAGCCTCCCGATGAGGGGAAGCTCCATCTTGGCCCGGCGCTGAGTCCCAACGGCCTGGATATGGTCTACGTCTCGCAGAGCGACCTCTTCTCCATCGAGATGTTCGGGGCCGACGCACGCACCGGAGAGGTGAAGCGTCGCCTCACGAACAACGCGGTCGACCCGCACTTCGAGAGCCTCCAGTTCATCCACTCGGCGGGGGACTGGCACCCGAACGGCCGGCTCTTCGCGGTCGCCGGCATCAAGACGGGCAATCCGCTGCTCACGATCATGGAGGCGGAGAGCGGAAATATCGCCAGGGAGATCCCGGTCGAGGGGTTCCAGCTGGGCGCGATCTTCACGCCGAGCTGGTCGCCGGACGGGTCGCACATCGCGTTCAGCGGCCACTCCGCCGGGTTCACCGACCTGTATGTGATCAACGTCGAGACCGGGCAGCTGAGGCGGCTCACGGAGGACCCGTTCGCCGACCTCCAGCCCGCCTGGTCGCCCGACGGCCGGTCGGTGGCGTTCGCGACGGACCGCTTCACGACCGACCTGGAGTTGCTCGTCCCGGGGACCTACCAGATCGCGCTGCTGGATCTCGAAAGCGGGGAGATCGAGCCGCTGCCGGGCTTCGACGACCAGTTCCGGAACTACAATCCGCAGTGGTCTCCGGACGGCCGGAGCCTGTACTTCGTGTCGGACCACGACGGGATCGCCAATCTCTACCGGCTCGACCTCGAGACGCGGGAGCGGTACCTGGTCACCGACCTGTGGACCGGGGTGAGCGGACTCACGGCCATCAGCCCGGCCGTGTCCGTGGCCCGCGGCACGGGTGACGTCGCGTTCAGCGTGAACAAGGGCGGGCCGTTCAGCTACGAGATCTACGTGATCGACGACCCGGACGTCCTCGCCGGGGAGCCGGCGCCCGAGATGCTCGTAGGCGTCGACGCCTCGATCATCCCGCCGCGCGAACGGATGTCGACCGCGCACGCGGAACTGCTCGCCAACGCCCGCCTCGGCTTGGCCGACACGATCACCTTCGAGGACGCCGAGTTCCGGTCCCCGCTATCCCTCGATTTCATCTCGCAGCCCACGATCGCCTTCGGGGCGAGTGACTTCGGCGTTTTCTTCGCGGGCGGGGCGGCGCTGTTTTTCTCGGACCTGCTCGGCAACCGCACGCTCCAGACCATCCTGCAGGTCAACACGAGCTTCGGGGATCTGCTTCAGGGCACGGCGGCCCTGGCAGGCTACGAGAACCGGTCCAGTCGATGGAACTGGGCCTTCATCGGGGGGCAGGTGCCGTTCGTCACGCGCCAGTTCGGGTTCGAGCAGGTTCAGGTCGGGAACAGGCCCGTGAACATCATTCGGGATTTCCGTTGGTTCGAGATCAACCGGGAGCTGACCGGGATCGTCGCCTATCCCTTCAACCGGAATTCGAGGGTCGAGTTCTCCGCCTCGGCACGCCAGGTCGACTTCTCCGGCGAGATCGAGGATACCGCCTTCGACTTCTTCACCGGTCAGCTATTGGACAACGAGGTGACGGATCTGCAGGACTGCGAGGGGGACATGCTGTCGTTCAACCGTCGGCCCTGCGCCTTTGAGTCGCTGTACACGGCGAGCGGAAGCGCCGCCCTCGTATACGACAGTTCCATCTTCGGCGGCACGAGCCCGATCGCCGGACAGCGCTACCGGCTGGAGGTGGAACCGGCCGTCGGAACGCTGAACTTCCTGACGGTGACGGGTGACGTTCGCCGCTACGTCCGCGCCGGACCGTTCACGGTGGCCGGACGGGCCCTCCACTTCGGCCGCTGGGGTGGCGGGTCGGACGACGCGCGCCTGGGCCGACTCTATCTCGGGGTGCCATCCCTCGTTCGCGGGTACGACAACCGGTCCATCGATGTCGCCGAGTGTACGGTCGCGAGCCAGGCCGCGTTCTCCAACTGTCCTCTCATCGCGAACCTCATCGGCAACCGCGTGGCGGTAGGCAACGTGGAACTGCGGCTTCCCCTCCTGGGCGGGATCGGCGTGATCCGCGCCCCGGGCGTACCTCCGGTCGAAGTCGGCCTCTTCTATGACATGGGCAAGGCGTGGTCGGGCGAAACACCCCTGAACTGCCCGGATGGAAACTGCTCGTTCGAGGACCGGAACTGGGTGTCGAGCGCCGGTCTTCTTGCACGGGTCAACCTCTTCGGCCTCATGATCGGCGAACTCAGCTTCGTGCGGCCATTCGATCGTCCCGACAAGGGTTGGATCTGGCAGTTCAATCTGGCGCCCGGCTTCTGA
- a CDS encoding phage holin family protein: protein MGLIRSWLINAAALYATARLLAGVRVDSPEALIGGALAIGLVNAVIRPILRVVTFPITVLTLGLFYFVLNGLMFYLAASLIPGFELAGLVAAVGGALVMSIVATVLHVFLKPRRKK from the coding sequence ATGGGCTTGATCCGGAGCTGGCTGATCAACGCGGCGGCGCTGTACGCGACGGCGCGGCTCCTCGCCGGGGTCCGGGTCGACAGTCCGGAAGCGCTCATCGGAGGGGCGCTCGCGATCGGCCTCGTCAACGCGGTCATCCGCCCGATCCTGCGTGTCGTGACCTTTCCGATCACGGTCCTGACGCTGGGACTCTTCTACTTCGTCCTCAACGGCCTGATGTTCTACCTGGCCGCGTCACTCATCCCGGGGTTCGAACTCGCCGGCCTGGTGGCTGCGGTCGGCGGCGCACTCGTCATGTCGATCGTCGCGACGGTGCTACACGTCTTCCTCAAGCCGCGCAGGAAGAAGTAG
- a CDS encoding iron-sulfur cluster assembly accessory protein, giving the protein MSDKDLLTFTDAASERIRSFISEDPAEGLAVRVSVQNASPIAPEYEMALIEPFEREAEDQSFDAPGFEVVVDSKSADILSGTRIDWVESLQGSGFHFSNPNIQPLGAKPLDGPLVDRVRRVIDEQINPGVASHGGTVRLVDIRENVVYVTMGGGCQGCGMASVTLTQGIKQMIRDAAPEIVDVQDVTDHAAGSNPYYA; this is encoded by the coding sequence GTGTCCGACAAGGATCTTTTGACATTCACCGACGCCGCCAGCGAGCGGATCCGATCATTCATCAGCGAGGACCCGGCGGAAGGTCTCGCGGTACGCGTCAGCGTTCAGAACGCGAGCCCCATCGCGCCGGAATACGAGATGGCGCTCATCGAACCCTTCGAGCGGGAAGCGGAGGACCAGTCGTTCGATGCCCCCGGCTTCGAGGTCGTCGTCGATTCGAAGAGCGCGGACATCCTGTCCGGAACCCGCATCGACTGGGTGGAGTCGCTCCAGGGTTCGGGCTTCCACTTCAGCAACCCCAACATCCAGCCGCTCGGAGCCAAGCCATTGGATGGACCTCTCGTCGACCGCGTGCGCCGCGTCATCGACGAGCAGATCAACCCGGGGGTGGCATCGCACGGCGGGACGGTGCGCCTCGTCGACATCCGCGAAAACGTCGTCTACGTGACGATGGGCGGCGGCTGCCAGGGCTGCGGCATGGCCTCGGTGACGCTCACGCAGGGGATCAAGCAGATGATTCGGGACGCGGCGCCGGAGATCGTCGACGTGCAGGACGTCACCGACCACGCCGCCGGCAGCAATCCCTACTACGCCTGA
- the pyrE gene encoding orotate phosphoribosyltransferase, producing MSSAHSRLLNLLAERSFRLGDFVLASGARSDYYIDCRTSTMHAHGQVLMGEVGLAAIRDAGFRPDAVGGLTMGADPLAYAIAAASWRAGDPIHAFSVRKQAKRHGKGQLIEGCFEPGARVVVVEDVITTGGSAFQAVEAVNRARGEVLGVLGLVDREEGGRATLEGAGLRTMVLYTASDLRAAVAASA from the coding sequence CTGAGTTCCGCCCATTCGAGACTTCTGAACCTGCTCGCCGAGCGCTCGTTCCGGCTCGGGGACTTCGTGCTCGCCTCCGGCGCCCGGAGCGACTACTACATCGACTGCCGGACCTCGACCATGCACGCGCACGGGCAGGTGTTGATGGGCGAGGTCGGACTCGCGGCCATCCGGGACGCCGGATTTCGGCCGGATGCGGTCGGCGGCCTCACGATGGGCGCGGATCCGCTGGCCTACGCGATTGCCGCCGCCAGTTGGCGCGCGGGGGACCCGATTCACGCGTTCTCGGTGCGCAAGCAGGCCAAGCGACACGGCAAGGGACAGTTGATCGAGGGCTGCTTCGAGCCCGGCGCCCGGGTCGTCGTCGTCGAGGACGTCATCACGACCGGTGGCTCCGCCTTTCAGGCTGTCGAGGCGGTGAATCGCGCCCGCGGCGAGGTGCTCGGCGTACTCGGCCTCGTCGACCGCGAAGAGGGGGGAAGAGCCACGCTCGAGGGGGCGGGGCTGCGAACAATGGTACTCTATACGGCGAGCGATCTCAGGGCGGCGGTGGCCGCCAGCGCCTAG
- a CDS encoding Fur family transcriptional regulator encodes MTTNTLTPRPPLGCAAVMLGLFRAALQEHHLPVTHQREAISRVLFESGQRLSADEIVERLRDDGERAGKATVYRTLSLLVRVGLATEHDFDEGFKRYEAKVGRAQQDHLICTACGDVVRFQRDELNRLQTEVARQFGFHILTRQLKLYGLCARCDAESGQAIRQVS; translated from the coding sequence ATGACTACTAACACCCTTACCCCCCGACCGCCTCTCGGCTGCGCCGCCGTGATGCTCGGCCTCTTCCGGGCCGCGCTGCAGGAGCATCATCTGCCCGTCACCCATCAGCGGGAAGCGATCTCCCGCGTACTGTTCGAGTCCGGGCAGCGCTTGTCGGCGGACGAGATCGTGGAACGCCTGCGCGACGACGGCGAACGCGCGGGGAAGGCGACGGTCTACCGGACGCTGAGCCTCCTGGTTCGCGTCGGCCTCGCCACCGAGCACGACTTCGACGAGGGTTTCAAGCGATACGAGGCCAAGGTGGGCCGGGCGCAGCAGGACCACCTGATCTGCACGGCGTGTGGAGACGTCGTCCGGTTCCAGCGGGACGAACTCAACCGGCTGCAGACGGAGGTCGCCCGGCAATTCGGTTTCCATATACTGACACGTCAACTCAAGCTGTACGGGCTCTGTGCCCGCTGCGACGCCGAATCCGGTCAGGCGATTCGCCAGGTCAGCTAG
- a CDS encoding DUF192 domain-containing protein gives MRERGFVLLAALAAVLAACGSADADVRGTDVGANGEQAAETGTGAVAQAVELVPLRVGGIAIQVEIADDADERQRGLMFRESLAENQGMLFVYPEQRILGFWMRNTLIPLDIAYIDREGRIVDIQQMEPQTTETHDSAAPAMYALEMNQGWFEANGIRIGDLIEF, from the coding sequence TTGAGAGAGCGCGGATTCGTGCTGCTGGCGGCGCTTGCGGCCGTTTTGGCTGCGTGCGGCTCGGCGGACGCGGACGTTCGCGGCACCGACGTTGGGGCGAATGGCGAGCAGGCCGCCGAGACGGGAACGGGTGCCGTCGCCCAGGCCGTGGAACTCGTCCCGCTCCGGGTGGGCGGGATCGCGATCCAGGTCGAGATCGCCGACGATGCCGACGAGCGCCAGCGCGGGCTGATGTTCCGGGAGTCGCTCGCGGAGAACCAGGGGATGCTGTTCGTCTACCCCGAGCAGCGCATCCTTGGGTTCTGGATGAGGAACACGCTCATCCCCCTCGACATCGCGTACATCGACCGCGAAGGCCGGATCGTCGACATCCAGCAGATGGAGCCGCAGACCACGGAAACCCACGACTCGGCCGCGCCCGCCATGTACGCGCTGGAGATGAACCAGGGGTGGTTCGAGGCCAACGGGATCCGCATCGGCGACCTCATCGAGTTCTAG
- a CDS encoding class II fumarate hydratase, with protein sequence MDHRTGMDHRIEKDSMGEMAIPSDRLYGAQTERARQNFPISDLRFGRRFIEALGAIKLAASRVNRELGLLDPELGEAVERAAGEAMTGELDSHFVLDIFQTGSGTSTNMNANEVIANRAIQLLGGVVGSRSPVHPNDHVNLGQSSNDVIPTATHVSGLVAIERELLPALERLRAALAEKAEEFDHIAKAGRTHLQDATPVRLGQEFGGYASQVRHGIRRVEAVRPALAELAIGGTAVGTGINTPADFGARMSAALSEILGVGFVEASNHFEAQSARDAVVEASGALRTVAVSLTKIANDLRWLSSGPRTGLGEINLPAVQPGSSIMPGKVNPVMAESVLQVCAQVIGNDAAIVVGGQSGNLELNVMIPVMAHNLLESVRILSTASVEFAERCVRGITANEERCLRNAESTAALATALAPVIGYDKAAELAKLSLAEDRTLKELVLEQGLVAPAELDRILDFRAMTEPG encoded by the coding sequence ATGGATCATCGCACAGGCATGGATCATCGCATAGAGAAGGACTCCATGGGGGAGATGGCGATCCCCTCCGACAGGCTCTATGGAGCGCAGACGGAGCGGGCCCGCCAGAACTTCCCCATCTCCGACCTCCGCTTCGGACGCCGCTTCATCGAGGCGCTCGGCGCGATCAAGCTGGCGGCCTCCCGCGTGAACCGGGAACTGGGACTCCTCGATCCCGAACTCGGCGAAGCGGTCGAGCGGGCGGCCGGCGAGGCCATGACCGGGGAACTGGATTCCCACTTCGTGCTGGACATCTTCCAGACCGGGTCCGGCACGTCGACGAACATGAACGCGAACGAAGTCATCGCGAACCGCGCCATTCAGCTGCTGGGCGGCGTCGTGGGTTCGCGCAGCCCCGTCCACCCCAACGATCACGTCAACCTGGGGCAGTCGTCGAACGATGTGATCCCCACCGCCACCCACGTCTCGGGACTCGTCGCGATCGAGCGCGAGCTTCTGCCCGCGCTGGAGCGGCTGCGCGCGGCGCTCGCGGAGAAGGCGGAGGAGTTCGATCACATCGCCAAGGCGGGGCGCACGCACCTGCAGGACGCGACGCCCGTCCGGTTGGGACAGGAGTTCGGGGGCTACGCCAGCCAGGTGAGGCACGGGATCCGGCGCGTCGAGGCCGTGCGTCCCGCGCTCGCCGAACTCGCCATCGGAGGGACGGCGGTGGGAACCGGCATCAACACGCCGGCGGACTTCGGCGCGCGGATGTCGGCGGCGCTGAGCGAGATCCTCGGGGTCGGGTTCGTGGAGGCGTCCAACCACTTCGAGGCGCAGTCGGCGCGCGACGCGGTAGTCGAGGCGAGCGGGGCGCTGCGAACCGTCGCCGTGAGCCTGACCAAGATCGCGAACGATCTGCGGTGGCTGTCATCCGGCCCACGCACGGGGCTGGGCGAGATCAACCTGCCCGCGGTGCAGCCGGGCTCGTCGATCATGCCGGGCAAGGTCAACCCGGTGATGGCGGAATCGGTGCTCCAGGTCTGCGCGCAGGTCATTGGCAACGACGCCGCGATCGTCGTGGGCGGGCAGTCGGGGAACCTCGAACTCAACGTCATGATCCCCGTGATGGCCCATAACCTGCTCGAGAGCGTCCGGATTCTCTCCACCGCGAGCGTCGAGTTCGCCGAACGCTGCGTCCGCGGGATCACGGCGAACGAAGAGCGCTGCCTCCGGAACGCGGAATCCACCGCGGCGCTCGCCACCGCGCTCGCGCCCGTCATCGGGTACGACAAGGCGGCCGAACTCGCCAAGCTCAGCCTCGCGGAAGACCGCACGCTGAAGGAACTCGTCCTGGAGCAGGGGCTCGTCGCCCCGGCGGAACTCGACCGAATCCTCGATTTCCGCGCGATGACCGAGCCCGGCTGA
- a CDS encoding DUF4340 domain-containing protein, whose translation MNARQLKVIAVVLGVAVLLYLPQLFRDSGEGGTLDVGDGFSFVVTDSIAGVDIVLAENAGTVRLERTDAGWMVDGYVADEPKIRDLLDVIGQLSSSELVARNPSNHANLGVAEGGRHVEVRTAGGDVRRFQLGGRDTRSGGYFVRLPGDDVVYRLDGPAGGYLNRDRDGWRPRLIASVDTAGVREILMRRGDREAVLRRSDEGWFAGDAPADSALVQRLLAILPSVSASGFPTEEEEAAADFALADGSFEVFSEGSADVTGRRLELAILLLEDEERGDWVGRVADGAEAFRLSSLTVNRLLPEALVPIP comes from the coding sequence ATGAACGCGAGGCAGCTGAAGGTCATCGCGGTCGTGCTCGGCGTGGCCGTCCTCCTCTACCTGCCCCAGCTCTTCAGGGACAGCGGCGAGGGAGGGACGCTGGATGTCGGGGACGGCTTCTCCTTCGTGGTGACGGACTCCATCGCGGGCGTGGACATCGTGCTCGCGGAGAATGCCGGCACCGTGCGTCTGGAGCGGACGGACGCGGGGTGGATGGTCGACGGATACGTGGCGGATGAACCGAAGATCCGCGACCTCCTGGACGTGATCGGGCAGCTCTCTTCGTCCGAGCTCGTCGCGCGCAACCCGTCGAACCACGCGAACCTGGGCGTCGCGGAGGGCGGTCGGCACGTCGAAGTGCGAACGGCCGGCGGCGACGTGCGGCGGTTCCAGCTCGGCGGCCGCGACACGCGCTCCGGAGGCTACTTCGTGCGTCTCCCCGGCGACGATGTCGTCTATCGGCTCGACGGTCCGGCCGGGGGCTACCTGAACCGGGACCGCGACGGGTGGCGCCCGCGCCTGATCGCGTCCGTGGACACCGCCGGCGTACGCGAGATCCTCATGCGCCGCGGGGACCGGGAGGCGGTGCTGCGCCGGAGCGACGAGGGGTGGTTCGCGGGGGACGCGCCGGCGGATTCGGCGCTCGTGCAGAGGCTCCTCGCCATCCTGCCCTCCGTCTCCGCCTCCGGCTTCCCCACGGAGGAGGAAGAGGCGGCCGCCGACTTCGCGCTCGCGGATGGATCGTTCGAAGTGTTCTCGGAGGGGTCCGCGGATGTGACCGGCCGGCGACTCGAACTCGCGATCCTCCTGCTGGAGGACGAGGAACGCGGAGACTGGGTCGGCCGGGTCGCGGACGGAGCGGAAGCCTTCCGGCTCTCCAGCCTCACGGTGAATCGACTGCTTCCGGAGGCGCTGGTCCCCATCCCATAG
- a CDS encoding Gldg family protein, protein MIGRILTVAKREFAGYFDHATAYILLVIFLGINFYFYFQEAYLLGEASLRPMLSLLPWLLLFFIPAVCMRSFAEERNAGTLELVLAQPIQVVEFLLGKFLGVLFFLLIAMAGTLGIPLGLTFGADLQWGVVFSQYLGSMFLISALIAVGLWASSLTRNQVTAFIIGVTVGFALYLIGLPTVTLSLPAPLAAVATRLGVLGHFSNVARGVIDLRDVLYFAALGTAFLSLTYFSVMRERLSRERPSYGRLRVGVLGLVGIAVFAALAGAQLRGRLDLTPGKVYTLSPPTADLLRGVDDLVTLKLFQSAELPAQLAAVGRDVDDLLRDLDATGGANVNLVRLDPDEDPDAGEEAGLLGIRPVPFQVMADDEVSYQERYFALAVQYAGESQIIPFIRQTADLEYRLASMIRALTRPERPAIGILTGHGELSLDAGLRLARGRLALEYDLMEFRVDSTTAAVPDSIDILVIAGGRTPLEPAAGEILSRFVDEGGSLFILKSGVTADMQALYAGPTFDPALDSLLQARGLGIVPSMAFDLALHEQVQVPSQGGALIVPYPLWALAQPASEHVIVDGVANVPIRFGSPLLVEVEDSTLVTPLLTTSEVGGRLQTPLSIDAMQEWEALIAPGGRISEEDVVMETLALAYTQPGGGRIVLAGSSSLVHDETLSQSMSGLAGMIFFQNAIDWLAQDEALISIRSKDRAPPLLLFPNEWLPDLTRYGNLAGVPLLFVLVGVLRLARRRQVQQRSFTEGGALI, encoded by the coding sequence TTCCGGCCGTCTGCATGCGGTCGTTCGCGGAGGAGCGGAACGCGGGGACGCTCGAACTCGTGCTCGCGCAGCCGATCCAGGTCGTGGAGTTCCTGCTCGGCAAGTTCCTCGGCGTCCTCTTCTTCCTGCTGATCGCGATGGCGGGGACGCTGGGCATCCCGCTCGGCCTCACCTTCGGCGCCGACCTTCAGTGGGGCGTCGTCTTCTCCCAGTACCTGGGATCGATGTTCCTCATATCGGCGCTCATCGCAGTCGGCCTGTGGGCCTCCTCGCTCACGAGAAACCAGGTGACCGCGTTCATTATCGGCGTCACGGTCGGCTTCGCCCTCTACCTCATCGGACTTCCCACAGTCACCCTCTCCCTCCCCGCCCCGCTCGCGGCGGTGGCGACGCGGTTGGGCGTGCTCGGGCACTTCTCGAACGTGGCGCGAGGCGTGATCGATCTGCGGGACGTCCTGTACTTCGCGGCGCTCGGGACGGCGTTCCTCTCGCTCACGTATTTCTCCGTCATGCGCGAACGCCTGAGCCGCGAACGGCCGTCGTACGGGCGGCTGCGGGTGGGCGTGCTCGGCCTGGTCGGGATCGCGGTCTTCGCCGCGCTGGCGGGCGCGCAGTTGCGCGGTCGGCTCGACCTCACGCCCGGCAAGGTCTACACGCTCTCCCCGCCGACGGCCGACCTGCTGCGCGGCGTGGACGACCTCGTCACGCTCAAGCTCTTCCAGTCCGCGGAGCTGCCGGCGCAACTTGCGGCCGTGGGCCGGGACGTGGACGACCTCCTCCGGGATCTCGACGCGACCGGCGGCGCCAACGTGAACCTCGTGCGCCTCGACCCCGACGAGGATCCGGACGCCGGGGAGGAGGCTGGGCTGCTCGGCATCCGCCCCGTGCCCTTCCAGGTCATGGCCGATGACGAGGTGTCGTACCAGGAGCGCTACTTCGCGCTCGCGGTCCAGTACGCCGGCGAGAGCCAGATCATCCCGTTCATCCGGCAGACGGCGGACCTCGAATACCGTCTCGCCTCCATGATCCGCGCCCTCACGCGCCCGGAACGTCCCGCCATCGGGATCCTGACCGGACACGGCGAACTGAGTCTGGACGCGGGGCTTCGGCTCGCCCGCGGCCGCCTCGCCCTGGAGTACGATCTGATGGAGTTCCGCGTCGACTCGACGACCGCGGCGGTGCCGGATTCGATCGACATACTCGTGATCGCCGGCGGCCGGACGCCGCTCGAGCCCGCGGCGGGCGAGATCCTGAGCCGCTTCGTCGACGAGGGCGGGAGCCTCTTCATCCTGAAGTCGGGCGTGACGGCGGACATGCAGGCGCTCTACGCGGGCCCGACCTTCGATCCGGCGCTCGATTCGCTGCTGCAGGCGCGAGGACTCGGCATCGTCCCGTCGATGGCCTTCGACCTGGCGCTCCACGAACAGGTGCAGGTGCCGTCTCAGGGCGGCGCCCTCATCGTACCGTATCCTCTATGGGCGCTCGCCCAGCCAGCCTCCGAGCACGTGATCGTGGACGGCGTGGCGAACGTGCCGATCCGGTTCGGAAGCCCGCTCCTCGTCGAGGTGGAGGACAGCACCCTGGTGACGCCGCTTCTCACGACTTCGGAGGTAGGCGGACGACTGCAGACCCCGCTCTCGATCGATGCGATGCAGGAGTGGGAGGCGTTGATCGCGCCGGGTGGACGGATCTCGGAGGAAGACGTGGTGATGGAGACGCTCGCCCTGGCTTACACGCAGCCGGGCGGTGGCCGCATCGTCCTCGCGGGTTCCTCGTCGCTGGTCCACGACGAGACGCTCTCGCAGTCGATGTCCGGGCTGGCCGGGATGATCTTCTTCCAGAACGCGATCGACTGGCTCGCCCAGGACGAGGCGCTGATCTCCATCCGGTCCAAGGACCGCGCGCCGCCGCTCCTCCTCTTCCCCAACGAGTGGCTCCCGGATCTGACCCGGTACGGGAACCTGGCCGGAGTCCCGCTGCTCTTCGTACTCGTCGGCGTGCTGCGGCTCGCGCGGAGGCGGCAGGTGCAGCAGCGCTCCTTCACGGAGGGGGGAGCGCTCATATGA